From Oncorhynchus mykiss isolate Arlee chromosome 6, USDA_OmykA_1.1, whole genome shotgun sequence, the proteins below share one genomic window:
- the ube2d4 gene encoding ubiquitin-conjugating enzyme E2 D4 isoform X2, giving the protein MALKRIQKELTDLQRDPPAQCSAGPVGDDLFHWQATIMGPNDSPYQGGVFFLTIHFPTDYPFKPPKVAFTTKIYHPNINSNGSICLDILRSQWSPALTVSKVLLSICSLLCDPNPDDPLVPEIAHTYKADREKYNRLAREWTQKYAM; this is encoded by the exons GAACTGACAGATTTGCAGAGGGATCCGCCTGCACAGTGCTCAGCGGGACCAGTTGGAGATGATT TGTTTCACTGGCAGGCGACAATAATGGGTCCG AATGACAGTCCTTATCAGGGAGGGGTGTTCTTTTTGACTATACACTTCCCTACAGATTACCCCTTCAAACCACCaaag GTTGCGTTCACGACAAAGATCTACCACCCCAATATCAACAGTAATGGAAGCATTTGTCTGGATATATTGAGATCTCAATGGTCGCCTGCACTCACTGTATCAAAAG TTCTCTTGTCAATCTGCTCTCTGCTTTGCGATCCGAACCCAGATGACCCTCTTGTACCAGAGATTGCACACACCTACAAAGCTGACAGGGAAAA GTACAACAGACTAGCAAGAGAATGGACACAGAAGTATGCAATGTGA